From Pseudovibrio sp. Tun.PSC04-5.I4, a single genomic window includes:
- the paaI gene encoding hydroxyphenylacetyl-CoA thioesterase PaaI, whose protein sequence is MDKQNLAEAVAASMWTEDEATRALGMELKEIAPGRASLSMTVLPSMTNGHKTCHGGYIFTLADSAFAFACNSHNQRVVAFQCSITYLAPAFEGDVLTAAAVEVTVQGRSGIYDIHVCNQDGARIAEFRGNSRTIKGVHIELTP, encoded by the coding sequence ATGGACAAACAGAACCTGGCGGAGGCCGTTGCGGCCTCCATGTGGACGGAAGACGAAGCCACCCGCGCTTTGGGTATGGAACTGAAGGAGATTGCGCCGGGACGGGCGTCTCTCTCCATGACCGTGCTGCCCAGTATGACCAATGGCCACAAAACATGTCACGGCGGCTATATTTTTACGCTTGCAGACAGCGCTTTTGCTTTTGCCTGTAACAGCCACAACCAACGTGTTGTCGCGTTTCAGTGCTCCATCACCTATCTGGCACCCGCTTTTGAGGGGGATGTTTTGACAGCCGCTGCCGTTGAAGTGACCGTTCAGGGTCGCTCCGGCATCTACGATATTCACGTGTGCAATCAGGACGGCGCACGGATTGCAGAATTTCGCGGAAACTCACGCACCATCAAGGGTGTCCATATCGAGTTAACGCCTTGA
- a CDS encoding TetR/AcrR family transcriptional regulator → MARTRAADYDDKRKSILKLSARAFAQHGYDKTSMAQIAKICGFSKALLYHYYENKETLLVDIIGTHLDELVEAVEAAAAREQTPLDRLRALSRTLLLAYEDADSEHKLQINELSFLPVEKKQRIIELERKLVAIFASAVAETNPQLSDGDALVKPVTMSLFGMLNWSYLWFKPNRDLSREGYADLVVNILLNGSQSIPPQPAS, encoded by the coding sequence ATGGCGCGCACCAGAGCAGCGGATTACGACGACAAACGCAAATCCATCTTAAAGCTATCGGCGCGCGCCTTTGCGCAGCATGGCTACGACAAAACATCGATGGCGCAGATCGCGAAGATCTGCGGCTTCTCCAAGGCGCTTCTTTACCACTACTATGAGAACAAGGAGACGTTGCTGGTGGACATCATCGGCACGCACCTTGACGAGCTTGTGGAAGCTGTGGAGGCCGCAGCAGCCCGAGAACAAACACCGCTGGACCGGTTGCGGGCGCTCAGTCGTACCCTGCTGCTGGCCTATGAGGATGCAGATAGTGAACATAAGCTGCAGATCAACGAGCTTTCCTTTTTGCCTGTCGAGAAAAAACAGCGGATTATTGAGCTGGAGCGCAAGCTGGTTGCCATATTCGCCAGTGCAGTTGCGGAGACCAATCCGCAGCTCAGTGATGGGGATGCGCTGGTGAAACCTGTAACCATGAGCCTGTTTGGTATGCTCAACTGGTCGTATCTGTGGTTCAAGCCCAATCGTGATTTGAGCCGTGAGGGCTATGCAGATCTGGTGGTGAATATCCTGCTTAACGGCTCTCAGTCTATTCCACCCCAGCCCGCCAGCTGA
- a CDS encoding glutathione S-transferase family protein: protein MQLYYAPGTISIAVAIALEEAKLSYTTHKIDFKNPDVSRPELLKVNPKGRVPVLVTDQGILTEAGALLDYVAAMAPDAGLVPTDPYKAAKMREVMYYLASTMHVAHAHKLRGARWADKQESWDDMRSKVQETMTACCAYVEENLIAGPYVLGDTFSIADAYLYVVSSWLKSDGVDITPLPKFHAFQTLMDQRDSVKAVKAAGMM, encoded by the coding sequence ATGCAACTCTATTACGCTCCAGGCACTATCTCTATTGCCGTCGCCATTGCGCTTGAAGAAGCGAAGCTTTCTTACACCACGCATAAGATTGATTTTAAAAATCCAGATGTGAGCCGACCAGAGCTCTTGAAGGTCAACCCAAAAGGCAGAGTGCCTGTGCTGGTGACGGATCAAGGCATCCTGACGGAAGCCGGTGCGCTGCTTGACTATGTTGCAGCGATGGCCCCGGATGCTGGTTTGGTGCCAACTGATCCTTACAAGGCTGCTAAAATGCGCGAAGTGATGTACTATCTCGCGTCCACCATGCATGTGGCCCACGCCCATAAGCTGCGCGGTGCACGTTGGGCGGACAAGCAGGAAAGCTGGGATGATATGCGCTCCAAGGTGCAAGAAACCATGACAGCCTGTTGTGCCTATGTGGAAGAGAACCTGATTGCCGGTCCTTATGTGCTTGGAGACACGTTCAGCATTGCTGATGCCTACCTTTACGTGGTCAGTTCGTGGCTCAAGAGCGATGGCGTTGATATCACTCCGTTACCTAAGTTCCATGCGTTCCAGACGCTGATGGACCAACGCGATAGTGTGAAGGCCGTTAAAGCTGCGGGCATGATGTAG
- the paaE gene encoding 1,2-phenylacetyl-CoA epoxidase subunit PaaE: MSPRFHRLKIKSVHQETQDAVSIAFDVPEDLKEDYAFIPGQYLTLREIIAGEDTRRSYSICSAPQGEDLKVAIKKVEGGRFSSFALGHASKGQEIDVMTPMGRFNLPRGTTEEPRVYAAFAAGSGITPIMSMIKAVLEDEPQSQFFLYYGNKTSQSVIFKDQLDDLKDRFMGRFSVFHILSREEQELSLFNGRLTAEKTEELLTKTVGEASIDHVFLCGPGNMIDAAKETCLKLGIPLEHIHNELFAPAEGGDPHAAHIAKDYKAVDHNAKVSMIVDGARHELTLQPGETIIDGALRVGVEAPFSCKGGMCCTCRAKVVSGEVDMAVNYSLEPWEIEQGYVLTCQSRPKSASVIVDYDDI, encoded by the coding sequence AGATTGAAGATCAAGTCAGTTCATCAGGAGACGCAGGACGCTGTCTCAATAGCCTTCGATGTGCCTGAGGACCTGAAAGAAGATTATGCTTTTATTCCAGGCCAGTACCTGACCCTTCGCGAGATTATCGCAGGGGAGGATACCCGCCGGTCTTACTCCATTTGCTCTGCACCGCAGGGGGAAGACCTGAAGGTCGCCATCAAAAAAGTTGAAGGTGGACGGTTCTCCAGCTTCGCATTGGGTCATGCCTCAAAAGGGCAGGAAATTGATGTGATGACGCCTATGGGCCGTTTCAATCTGCCCAGAGGAACCACTGAGGAACCAAGGGTTTACGCCGCTTTTGCAGCGGGGTCCGGCATTACGCCAATCATGTCTATGATCAAAGCTGTGTTGGAAGACGAGCCGCAAAGTCAGTTCTTTTTGTACTACGGTAACAAGACTTCGCAGTCTGTCATCTTCAAAGATCAACTGGATGATCTGAAAGATCGGTTCATGGGCCGTTTTTCAGTATTCCATATTCTGTCCCGCGAAGAGCAGGAACTAAGCCTATTCAACGGTCGCTTAACTGCTGAAAAGACTGAGGAATTGCTGACCAAGACCGTTGGCGAGGCCAGCATTGATCATGTCTTCCTGTGTGGGCCCGGCAACATGATCGACGCGGCCAAGGAAACCTGCCTTAAACTCGGCATTCCGCTGGAACATATCCACAACGAGCTGTTTGCACCGGCTGAAGGTGGTGATCCACATGCGGCGCATATTGCCAAGGATTACAAGGCTGTAGATCACAACGCCAAGGTCTCCATGATCGTTGATGGCGCCCGTCATGAACTAACCTTACAGCCGGGCGAAACCATCATTGATGGTGCGTTGCGGGTCGGTGTGGAAGCGCCATTCTCCTGCAAAGGTGGAATGTGCTGTACATGCCGCGCAAAGGTTGTTTCGGGTGAAGTTGATATGGCCGTCAACTATTCTCTGGAACCCTGGGAGATTGAGCAGGGGTATGTGCTCACCTGTCAGTCCAGGCCGAAAAGCGCAAGTGTTATAGTCGATTACGACGATATATAG
- the paaG gene encoding 2-(1,2-epoxy-1,2-dihydrophenyl)acetyl-CoA isomerase PaaG yields MSELSVVSEQSILVEVNDTYHVITLNRPDKLNSFNEEMHRALFAALEAADGDETCRAILLTASGKGFCAGQDLGDRVKPSADAPPPDLTQTIGDFYNPLIRRLKSLSIPVVCAVNGVAAGAGANIAMACDIVIASEKAKFIQAFAKIGLVPDSGGTYFLPRLVGSARARGLALLGMPIGAQQAEDWGMIWKAASAETFLEEATTLTQQLSVGPTIGLGLIKQALIASEDNTLDEQLDLERDYQGEAGRTPDYLEGVTAFMDKRVPNYSGKR; encoded by the coding sequence ATGAGCGAATTGAGCGTCGTTTCTGAGCAGAGCATTCTGGTGGAGGTGAATGACACCTACCACGTGATCACGCTGAACCGCCCGGATAAGCTGAACTCATTTAACGAGGAGATGCATCGCGCACTCTTTGCGGCACTTGAAGCAGCGGACGGGGATGAGACGTGCCGTGCTATCTTGCTGACCGCCAGTGGCAAAGGATTTTGCGCCGGTCAGGATCTGGGGGATCGCGTCAAGCCCAGCGCTGATGCTCCGCCGCCTGATCTCACCCAAACGATTGGGGATTTTTACAACCCACTCATTCGCAGGCTGAAGTCTCTAAGTATTCCTGTTGTGTGTGCTGTAAACGGTGTAGCAGCTGGCGCGGGCGCTAACATTGCGATGGCGTGTGACATTGTTATCGCCTCTGAAAAAGCCAAATTTATTCAGGCGTTTGCCAAGATTGGTCTGGTGCCGGATTCTGGTGGCACTTACTTCCTGCCGCGCCTTGTTGGCTCTGCCCGTGCTCGTGGCCTTGCCCTATTGGGAATGCCAATTGGTGCTCAACAGGCGGAAGACTGGGGCATGATCTGGAAGGCTGCCAGCGCTGAAACCTTCCTTGAGGAGGCAACCACTTTAACGCAGCAACTTTCTGTTGGGCCAACCATTGGTCTTGGTTTGATCAAGCAAGCGCTGATTGCTTCTGAAGATAACACGCTGGACGAACAGCTTGATCTGGAACGGGATTATCAGGGTGAAGCTGGCCGGACACCGGATTATCTGGAGGGTGTAACTGCCTTTATGGACAAGCGTGTTCCTAACTATTCAGGCAAGCGATGA
- a CDS encoding sugar O-acetyltransferase → MMTTEREKMEAGEWYTCIDDELELIRQAAHRAVHEHTTLHPDKRGWVSPALRDVLGTCPETTLIEAPFHCAYGINIHFGERVFLNAGCTILDTAAVHIGAQTMLGPNVQIYCAQHHKDPVKRIAGLEIAKPVTIGERVWIGGSAILMPGVTIGDEAIVGAGSVVTRDVPAGATVVGNPAKILKSH, encoded by the coding sequence ATCATGACAACTGAACGCGAGAAAATGGAAGCGGGTGAATGGTATACCTGCATCGATGATGAGCTTGAGCTCATTCGCCAGGCCGCACACCGAGCCGTGCATGAACATACGACATTGCATCCAGATAAACGCGGCTGGGTCAGCCCTGCCCTTCGCGATGTTTTGGGAACTTGCCCAGAGACCACATTGATTGAGGCGCCGTTTCACTGCGCTTATGGCATCAACATTCACTTTGGTGAGCGGGTGTTTTTGAATGCGGGATGTACTATTTTGGATACCGCAGCCGTGCACATTGGCGCACAAACAATGCTGGGGCCAAACGTGCAGATTTACTGCGCTCAGCACCACAAAGACCCGGTAAAACGCATTGCTGGATTGGAGATCGCCAAGCCGGTCACAATCGGCGAGCGCGTCTGGATTGGTGGGAGCGCCATCTTAATGCCCGGTGTGACCATTGGTGATGAAGCCATTGTGGGTGCAGGCAGTGTGGTGACAAGGGATGTACCTGCTGGTGCAACTGTGGTTGGCAACCCGGCGAAGATATTGAAATCTCACTAG
- a CDS encoding PACE efflux transporter, whose protein sequence is MRSIWDRIRHTVLFEVIALSIVAIFGSWITGHSMRALGTLGLMMSLLAMSWNLVYNWFFDKWYVTNRGTKPRTIPLRMMHAVLFEAGLLGFGVVAIMWWLQLSFVQALLLDISFALFFLVYAFVYNWTYDQIFPVPVAKAA, encoded by the coding sequence ATGAGAAGTATTTGGGATCGTATTCGCCACACAGTGTTGTTTGAGGTGATCGCCCTTTCGATCGTCGCGATTTTTGGAAGCTGGATTACAGGTCACTCCATGCGAGCGCTCGGAACACTTGGTCTGATGATGTCCTTACTCGCGATGAGCTGGAACCTCGTTTACAACTGGTTCTTCGATAAATGGTATGTGACCAACCGTGGGACCAAGCCAAGAACTATCCCCCTGCGCATGATGCATGCAGTGTTGTTTGAAGCTGGCCTGCTCGGTTTTGGTGTGGTTGCCATTATGTGGTGGCTGCAGTTGAGTTTTGTTCAGGCGTTATTGCTGGACATCAGTTTTGCTTTGTTCTTTCTGGTTTACGCCTTCGTTTACAACTGGACGTACGATCAGATTTTCCCAGTCCCTGTTGCCAAAGCCGCATAA
- a CDS encoding DUF4238 domain-containing protein, with protein MTDKALQAKRKHHHVWAKHLRRWSPNGVEVHHTTIKRKFAFNSVLGLAMQMDFYQITPLAQEHIDLIKAISATCPEELQKRHLSYLDDFLKIQVGEELIKQLGINSDETQQALWVMKCNSLENLHTAHENEALPLLEALIKGELSILADDQKMNYFLSFLGQQIWRTKAQKDKVISALTVSPQQSYMRKMTEQAWWFISYMYGTNTGLDLCRNRHRDTHSLLVNNTDTPFVTSDQPVINVHSDLSDARVAIDHVDYYFPISPNIAYTVCESNQFPAGKTNVSEAAVHELNIKMAKQANTHIFGNCAEVLNPLKQYVGSRQRRFTPSATPC; from the coding sequence GTGACTGATAAGGCTTTGCAAGCAAAGAGGAAGCACCACCATGTATGGGCAAAGCACCTTCGCCGTTGGTCTCCAAACGGGGTGGAAGTGCACCATACAACCATAAAACGGAAATTTGCATTTAATAGCGTTCTCGGGTTGGCCATGCAGATGGATTTCTACCAGATAACTCCCTTAGCTCAGGAACATATTGACTTAATTAAAGCTATTTCGGCAACATGTCCTGAAGAACTACAAAAACGACACCTGTCCTATCTAGATGATTTTCTGAAGATTCAAGTTGGTGAGGAACTTATCAAGCAGTTGGGCATCAACAGTGACGAAACCCAACAGGCACTTTGGGTAATGAAGTGTAATTCTCTGGAAAATCTTCATACTGCTCATGAAAATGAAGCGCTCCCCCTATTAGAAGCACTTATAAAGGGGGAACTTTCAATTTTAGCTGACGACCAGAAGATGAATTATTTCCTGAGTTTTCTCGGGCAGCAAATTTGGCGAACAAAAGCCCAAAAAGATAAGGTAATTTCTGCTCTTACTGTATCTCCACAACAGAGCTACATGCGAAAAATGACGGAGCAGGCATGGTGGTTTATAAGTTACATGTATGGGACGAATACTGGCCTGGATCTGTGTCGTAACCGCCACAGGGATACGCACTCTTTACTGGTTAACAATACAGATACACCTTTCGTAACCTCTGATCAGCCTGTCATCAATGTGCACTCTGATTTGAGTGATGCAAGAGTGGCAATCGATCATGTTGATTACTATTTCCCGATTTCTCCAAATATTGCTTACACAGTTTGCGAATCAAATCAGTTTCCTGCTGGAAAAACTAACGTCTCAGAGGCCGCCGTGCATGAATTGAATATTAAAATGGCTAAGCAAGCCAATACTCACATATTCGGTAACTGTGCTGAAGTCTTAAACCCTTTGAAACAATACGTTGGAAGCCGCCAAAGAAGGTTCACACCCTCCGCGACACCCTGCTAA
- the paaK gene encoding phenylacetate--CoA ligase PaaK, which produces MLDVIERRSDLDPIETASREELAALQLERMRWSLKHAYENVELYKTRFDAAGVHPDDLKELSDLAKFPFTTKQDLRDNYPFGMFAVPQEEISRIHASSGTTGKPTVVGYTKKDIETWAGVVARSIRAAGGKAGDKVHIAYGYGLFTGGLGAHYGAEAAGCTVIPISGGMTERQVRLIEDFKPEIIMVTPSYMLSILDEYRKEGLDPRKSSIKIGIFGAEPWTNAMREEIEQAFDMHAVDIYGLSEVMGPGVAQECVETKDGLHIWEDHFYPEIIDPVTGEVLPDGSEGELVFTTLTKEGLPVIRYRTRDLTRLLPGTARKMRRMEKITGRSDDMMIVRGVNVFPTQIEEQMLRCEGLSPHYQIELHRVGRMDKLLVKLEATEAARSDADRAASAKELAVHVKNNIGISVGVDVGLPNSIERSQGKAKRVVDLRPKEE; this is translated from the coding sequence ATGTTGGATGTTATTGAACGTAGGTCTGATCTAGACCCTATTGAGACAGCCAGCCGCGAGGAGCTTGCAGCTTTACAGCTGGAGCGCATGCGCTGGTCGCTTAAACATGCCTATGAGAACGTGGAGCTGTACAAAACGAGATTTGATGCAGCAGGTGTGCACCCGGATGACCTGAAAGAGTTATCCGATCTTGCCAAGTTCCCGTTTACGACAAAACAGGATCTGCGCGACAATTACCCGTTTGGTATGTTTGCTGTGCCGCAGGAGGAAATTTCCCGCATCCACGCGTCTTCTGGCACCACCGGAAAACCGACCGTTGTTGGCTACACCAAGAAGGATATTGAGACCTGGGCCGGTGTCGTTGCCCGCTCTATTCGTGCCGCTGGCGGTAAGGCAGGCGATAAAGTGCATATCGCCTATGGCTACGGCCTGTTTACGGGCGGCCTTGGTGCTCATTACGGCGCTGAAGCGGCGGGCTGTACAGTCATTCCCATATCTGGCGGTATGACAGAGCGTCAGGTGCGGTTGATCGAGGATTTCAAACCCGAGATCATCATGGTAACCCCCTCTTACATGCTCTCCATTTTGGATGAGTACCGCAAAGAAGGGCTGGACCCGCGTAAGAGCTCCATCAAGATCGGCATCTTTGGGGCTGAGCCATGGACCAACGCCATGCGTGAGGAGATCGAACAAGCGTTTGATATGCACGCGGTGGACATTTACGGATTGTCCGAGGTTATGGGTCCCGGCGTTGCGCAGGAGTGTGTGGAGACCAAGGACGGCCTGCACATCTGGGAGGATCACTTCTATCCGGAGATCATTGATCCGGTAACGGGTGAAGTCTTGCCAGACGGGTCTGAGGGCGAGTTGGTATTCACCACGCTCACCAAGGAAGGCTTGCCTGTTATCCGTTATCGCACCCGTGATCTGACGCGTTTGCTGCCGGGAACGGCCCGCAAGATGCGCCGTATGGAAAAGATCACCGGTCGTTCAGATGATATGATGATTGTGCGCGGCGTGAATGTATTCCCAACGCAGATCGAAGAACAGATGTTGCGCTGTGAGGGGCTCTCCCCGCATTACCAGATTGAACTGCACCGCGTAGGCCGCATGGACAAGCTGTTGGTTAAACTGGAAGCCACAGAGGCGGCCCGCTCTGATGCAGATAGGGCAGCAAGTGCTAAGGAACTGGCGGTTCATGTGAAAAACAACATTGGAATCTCGGTTGGGGTAGACGTAGGCCTGCCAAACTCCATAGAACGAAGCCAAGGTAAGGCGAAGCGGGTTGTAGACCTGCGGCCCAAGGAAGAATAA
- a CDS encoding MarR family transcriptional regulator has protein sequence MTKSYPLSEMLVQMQKNWPEGVSLETELFLSMSRFSEVLDQNCTQVLEEFDLTNGAFEALVALRGRPEPRQMSPSELYRSLLMTSGGMTKILKQLETDGLINRVAHKTDKRSSMVQLTEKGKDLAERAMQKVMAGDRRVIYQNLSPEEVQTLRDTLLTVVTKLGV, from the coding sequence ATGACCAAAAGCTATCCACTCTCTGAAATGTTGGTGCAGATGCAAAAGAACTGGCCAGAGGGTGTTTCCCTGGAAACGGAACTGTTCTTGAGCATGAGCCGCTTTAGCGAGGTGCTAGATCAGAATTGTACGCAGGTGCTGGAGGAGTTCGATCTCACCAACGGCGCATTTGAAGCGCTGGTTGCACTGCGGGGCAGACCTGAACCGAGGCAAATGTCTCCCAGCGAGCTTTATCGCTCGTTGCTCATGACGTCCGGCGGCATGACCAAAATCCTCAAACAGCTGGAAACAGACGGCCTGATAAACCGCGTCGCCCACAAAACGGACAAACGCAGCTCCATGGTGCAGCTCACCGAAAAGGGCAAGGATCTGGCAGAACGCGCCATGCAAAAAGTCATGGCCGGCGATCGCCGCGTCATCTACCAAAACCTATCCCCAGAAGAAGTCCAAACCCTCCGCGACACCCTGCTGACAGTTGTTACCAAATTGGGGGTGTAG
- a CDS encoding alpha/beta family hydrolase has translation MEYYSKSRQFCLVLLMGSSSNSANILLIGRQKSSRRSKQIEKLIGQLHDLGFSVWRYASRGGNEDRTKSSFQNLKATCKQKIEQAIYAKYSSYPGWLDYLSPSRSDTMMWATELKKTLGQCEKGKTFIILSHSRGGRIGTYTDNLPIIKGHICFGYPFLNPEDGFGLSRVRHLKTIKTPTLIIQGRQDIYGGEEVAQLYRFSQGTSLHFVDSEHDYSCVSDEDSAEISKKVFSFLNTLGMPLPNACQSKLELSA, from the coding sequence ATGGAGTATTATTCTAAATCCCGCCAGTTTTGCTTGGTTCTTCTTATGGGAAGCTCTAGTAATTCTGCCAATATCCTGCTCATTGGCAGGCAAAAATCCTCTCGTCGGTCAAAACAAATTGAAAAGCTGATCGGACAACTTCATGACCTTGGATTTTCAGTCTGGAGATATGCAAGCAGAGGTGGGAATGAAGACCGGACTAAGAGCTCATTTCAAAACTTAAAAGCTACCTGTAAGCAAAAAATAGAGCAGGCAATTTACGCCAAGTACTCGTCGTATCCCGGCTGGCTGGATTACCTGTCACCAAGCAGATCAGATACGATGATGTGGGCCACCGAACTCAAGAAAACACTTGGGCAATGCGAGAAAGGGAAAACCTTCATCATCCTTTCTCATTCGCGAGGAGGCCGCATTGGCACATACACAGACAACCTTCCCATAATCAAAGGTCATATCTGTTTTGGCTACCCGTTTTTGAACCCGGAGGATGGATTTGGTCTAAGCAGAGTCCGGCACCTGAAAACAATAAAAACCCCCACACTCATAATTCAAGGGCGGCAGGATATATATGGCGGTGAGGAAGTCGCTCAGCTCTATCGGTTCTCACAAGGCACCAGTTTGCACTTCGTTGATTCAGAACATGATTACAGCTGTGTTTCCGACGAGGATTCTGCGGAAATTTCAAAGAAGGTGTTCTCGTTCCTCAACACGCTTGGAATGCCGTTGCCAAACGCCTGCCAATCCAAACTGGAACTCTCAGCTTGA
- the paaN gene encoding phenylacetic acid degradation protein PaaN — MSKFFEAHKATLFQAVKTSKSRDYWSAYPEIASGKIYGETAKDDQAAEFEALLGNPFKLDQPTNGNWTGAETSPYGKKLGVTYEDASAEDIIAASKAAGKSWGSASVEERVGVALEMLERINKKSFLIANAVMHTSGQAFMMAFQAGGPHAQDRGLEAVAYAYDAMTQTPNEVTWTKPQGKHDPIVLDKKFRVVPRGVALVIGCATFPTWNSYPGMFASMVTGNAVIIKPHPMAILPMAISIKIGRDVLKEAGFDPNVLMLAADTVDDPKTKDFVISDDVNIIDFTGSNAFGQWVRDNAGNAQVYTEEAGVNAITIHSTDNLRGMASNIAFSLSLYSGQMCTTPQNIFIPRDGIQTNDGKKSFDDVADAIKISLDKLLGDPARAAAILGAVQNPATLERVEAAGKLGKVVRGSQAVDGMDGARSATPTVVAVDAKNEEAYMQERFGPISFLIACDDIEDAIARAAGSAKSHGAITAALYSTNEDVIDAATEAYAWGGAPLSINLTGNIYVNQSAAYSDFHVTGANPSGNASLTDGAYVANRFRIATVRRQASMA; from the coding sequence ATGAGTAAATTTTTTGAGGCACACAAAGCCACTCTTTTCCAAGCGGTAAAGACAAGTAAATCTCGCGACTACTGGTCGGCTTATCCTGAGATCGCTTCGGGCAAAATCTATGGCGAGACGGCCAAGGATGATCAGGCGGCAGAATTTGAAGCGCTGCTAGGCAACCCGTTCAAGCTGGATCAGCCAACCAATGGCAACTGGACCGGTGCAGAAACGTCGCCCTATGGCAAAAAGCTGGGCGTCACTTACGAGGATGCCTCTGCTGAGGACATCATTGCTGCCTCTAAAGCAGCCGGCAAAAGCTGGGGCAGTGCCTCTGTTGAAGAGCGTGTCGGCGTTGCGTTGGAGATGCTGGAGCGCATCAACAAAAAGTCGTTCCTCATTGCCAATGCCGTCATGCACACCTCTGGTCAGGCCTTCATGATGGCGTTTCAGGCAGGTGGCCCGCACGCACAAGACCGTGGTCTGGAAGCCGTGGCCTACGCCTATGACGCGATGACCCAGACACCAAATGAAGTGACTTGGACAAAGCCGCAAGGCAAACACGATCCAATCGTGCTGGACAAAAAATTCCGCGTCGTCCCACGCGGTGTCGCGCTGGTGATTGGCTGTGCAACCTTCCCAACTTGGAACTCTTATCCGGGCATGTTCGCAAGCATGGTGACTGGCAACGCCGTCATCATCAAACCACACCCGATGGCGATCCTGCCGATGGCAATTAGCATCAAAATTGGCCGTGATGTGCTCAAAGAAGCTGGCTTTGATCCTAACGTTCTGATGCTGGCCGCCGACACCGTAGATGATCCCAAAACCAAGGACTTCGTCATCTCTGATGATGTGAACATCATCGACTTCACCGGGTCCAATGCCTTTGGTCAGTGGGTTCGCGACAATGCAGGCAACGCGCAGGTTTACACCGAAGAAGCTGGCGTGAACGCCATCACCATCCACTCCACCGATAACCTGCGCGGCATGGCAAGCAATATCGCGTTCTCCCTGTCGCTTTACTCCGGTCAGATGTGCACCACACCACAGAACATCTTCATTCCGCGCGATGGTATCCAAACCAACGACGGCAAGAAGAGCTTTGACGACGTGGCAGACGCTATCAAGATCTCCCTCGATAAACTTCTGGGTGATCCAGCCCGGGCCGCAGCTATTCTGGGTGCAGTCCAAAACCCGGCAACGCTGGAACGTGTTGAAGCTGCTGGCAAACTGGGCAAAGTTGTTCGTGGATCACAAGCCGTTGACGGCATGGACGGTGCACGCTCTGCAACGCCTACTGTTGTGGCTGTCGATGCCAAGAATGAAGAAGCCTACATGCAGGAGCGCTTTGGCCCGATCTCCTTCCTCATCGCGTGTGATGATATTGAGGATGCCATTGCACGTGCAGCAGGCTCAGCCAAAAGCCACGGTGCAATCACAGCAGCGCTTTATTCCACCAATGAAGACGTGATTGATGCTGCAACGGAAGCTTATGCATGGGGCGGAGCGCCACTTTCCATAAACCTGACCGGCAACATCTACGTCAACCAGTCAGCAGCATACTCTGACTTCCACGTCACAGGCGCAAACCCATCAGGCAACGCAAGCCTGACAGACGGGGCCTATGTAGCAAACCGCTTCCGCATCGCAACAGTCCGCCGCCAGGCATCAATGGCGTAA